The Solanum pennellii chromosome 11, SPENNV200 genome contains a region encoding:
- the LOC107003315 gene encoding uncharacterized protein LOC107003315: MYSKTNSALLLCKTWISNAKTLITCNVVEKTFLHRRHQRHWFCSLAQAGANSSQKMSDNRCSHVTRVLFCGPHFPDSHNYTREYLQGYPFVQVDDVPLESVPAVIGDYDICVVKSFRMNSDVLSRAKRMKLIMQFGVGLEGVDITAATKHGIKVAKIPGGATGNAASCAEMAIYLILGLLRKQHQMKISVEQKKLGEPTGVNLQGKTVFILGFGNIGIHLAKRLRPFDVKILATKRSWGRPAQDSSKSEAPSVENGGYADLVDERGNHADILKFASKADIVVCCLAMNNETIGIVNNDFISVMRKGAILINIARGGLLDYDAVLSHLKSGHLGGLGIDVAWTEPFDPDDAILKFPDVIITPHVAGVTELSYRDMAKVVGDVALQLHAGKPFTGIEIVN, from the exons ATGTACAGTAAGACCAACTCTGCATTACTTCTCTGCAAAACTTGGATTTCTAACGCAAAAACGCTCATCACTTGCAACGTTGTGGAAAAAACTTTTCTTCACCGCCGACATCAACGCCATTGGTTTTGTTCCTTAGCTCAAGCTG GTGCAAACTCATCTCAGAAGATGAGTGATAATAGGTGCAGTCATGTTACccgtgttcttttttgtgggcCTCATTTTCCTGATTCTCACAATTACACAAGAGAATATTTGCAAGGCTATCCATTTGTTCAG GTTGATGATGTTCCACTCGAAAGTGTGCCTGCTGTGATTGGTGACTATGATATTTGTGTGGTCAAAAGCTTCCGTATGAACTCTGATGTTCTCTCCCGTGCAAAGAGGATGAAGCTCATAATGCAATTTGGAGTTGGGTTAGAAG GTGTTGACATTACTGCTGCCACAAAGCATGGCATTAAGGTCGCCAAAATTCCGGGTGGTGCAACTGGAAATGCTGCTTCATGTGCTGAAATGGCCATATATCTCATCTTGGGCCTCCTGCGTAAGCAA CATCAAATGAAAATTTCCGTGGAGCAGAAAAAGCTAGGGGAGCCAACTGGTGTCAACCTGCAAGGGAAAACG GTATTTATCCTGGGGTTTGGAAATATCGGGATACATTTGGCAAAGCGTCTACGCCCATTTGACGTGAAAATACTTGCTACAAAACGGAGTTGGGGCCGGCCTGCACAGGACTCGAGCAAATCGGAGG CACCATCTGTTGAGAATGGTGGCTACGCTGACCTAGTTGACGAGAGGGGAAACCATGCTGATATCTTGAAGTTTGCAAGCAAAGCTGATATTGTTGTATGTTGCTTAGCTATGAACAATGAAACT ATTGGCATCGTGAACAACGATTTTATATCTGTCATGAGAAAG GGTGCCATTCTGATTAATATAGCTCGAGGTGGTCTGTTGGATTATGATGCTGTTTTAAGTCATCTCAAATCGGgacatttaggaggtttaggaATTGATGTTGCTTGGACTGAACCATTTGATCCCGATGATGCTATCCTCAAATTTCCAGATGTTATAATCACACCCCATGTTGCTGGTGTGACAGAATTGTCTTATAGAGACATGGCCAAG GTTGTTGGAGACGTTGCTCTTCAACTCCATGCAGGAAAACCTTTTACAGGAATAGAGATTGTCAATTGA